A DNA window from Tachysurus fulvidraco isolate hzauxx_2018 chromosome 4, HZAU_PFXX_2.0, whole genome shotgun sequence contains the following coding sequences:
- the olig3 gene encoding oligodendrocyte transcription factor 3 — translation MNSDSDSSRSSSPDVDEMYARKTFASSGQNEFTAKMASEHLSRSGMDRTSASVGSKYKLKKQVTEEEMQQLRLKINGRERKRMHDLNLAMDGLREVMPYAHGPSVRKLSKIATLLLARNYILMLNSSLDEMKRLVGEIYGGGHHAAFHCGAAASHGTAHAPGPAAPTMHHALLGGALAPPTSSAALSAALPGLSSIRAPQTLMKTPPTPPLSVGTGFQHWAGLPCPCAICQVPPPVAHVPITSTGLTRLSVDKEAMK, via the coding sequence ATGAATTCGGACTCTGATTCGAGCAGATCCTCCTCGCCGGACGTGGACGAGATGTACGCCCGCAAAACTTTCGCGTCCTCGGGCCAGAACGAGTTCACAGCAAAGATGGCCAGCGAGCACTTGTCACGAAGCGGCATGGACAGGACATCAGCGAGCGTCGGCAGTAAATACAAGCTTAAGAAACAAGTCACCGAGGAGGAAATGCAACAGCTGCGCCTGAAGATCAATGGGCGGGAGCGCAAACGCATGCACGACCTGAACCTGGCCATGGACGGCCTGCGAGAGGTCATGCCGTACGCGCACGGGCCGTCAGTGCGGAAGTTGTCCAAGATCGCCACGCTACTGCTGGCGCGGAACTACATCCTAATGCTAAATAGCTCTCTGGACGAGATGAAGAGGCTGGTGGGAGAGATCTACGGTGGTGGCCATCACGCAGCTTTCCATTGCGGCGCCGCGGCGAGTCACGGGACCGCGCACGCGCCCGGCCCGGCAGCACCCACGATGCACCACGCGCTTCTCGGAGGCGCTCTAGCACCGCCTACATCCTCCGCCGCGCTGTCTGCCGCACTACCCGGGCTCAGCTCCATTCGGGCGCCTCAAACCTTGATGAAAACGCCACCGACGCCTCCACTCTCAGTTGGCACCGGTTTCCAGCACTGGGCAGGACTGCCGTGTCCCTGTGCCATCTGCCAGGTGCCACCACCCGTCGCACACGTGCCCATCACCTCCACGGGACTCACGAGACTTTCCGTCGACAAGGAGGCGATGAAGTGA
- the si:ch73-52p7.1 gene encoding uncharacterized protein si:ch73-52p7.1: MSELNLLGHVGALALYCVLSLVMPAILHAEFTLASVSEHHIIICTCMQDLVACSVINSSECVCHNHPFSLLEHNDSPSTVTYKRLTVWYTSPLNVARLLNNSEVRHLALAKCNSERGASPSVHYFTVRRLERLYVSYPFSMPGQNHDVVLGRDMDMPYHEGPRIAVIHTDVLVGKAEMKAYTVKTMVDSNGMSPFPEMFMPMDEIPNMSSIFVSFLY; the protein is encoded by the coding sequence ATGTCAGAGCTGAATCTTTTGGGTCATGTGGGTGCTCTTGCTCTGTACTGTGTTTTGTCTTTGGTCATGCCGGCGATCCTGCATGCTGAGTTCACTCTGGCTAGTGTGAGTGAGCACCACATCATCATCTGTACCTGCATGCAGGACCTGGTAGCCTGCAGTGTTATTAACtccagtgagtgtgtttgtcacAACCACCCGTTCTCCCTGCTGGAGCACAACGACAGCCCCAGTACAGTGACTTACAAGCGTCTGACAGTGTGGTACACCTCACCACTTAATGTTGCACGTCTGCTGAACAACTCAGAAGTCCGCCACCTGGCGCTGGCCAAGTGCAACTCAGAAAGAGGTGCTTCGCCATCTGTTCATTACTTCACAGTGAGGAGGCTGGAGAGGCTATATGTCTCATACCCATTCTCGATGCCTGGGCAAAACCATGATGTTGTGCTGGGTAGAGATATGGACATGCCTTACCATGAGGGACCCAGGATAGCTGTTATTCACACTGATGTGTTGGTGGGAAAGGCGGAGATGAAAGCATACACAGTGAAAACCATGGTGGACAGCAATGGCATGTCTCCATTCCCTGAAATGTTTATGCCTATGGATGAAATTCCCAACATGTCCAGCATATTTGTATCTTTCTTGTACTAA